A window of Hevea brasiliensis isolate MT/VB/25A 57/8 chromosome 14, ASM3005281v1, whole genome shotgun sequence contains these coding sequences:
- the LOC131172770 gene encoding TMV resistance protein N-like, which translates to MGFTEIKYEAKLVEGIVNDVLIKFSDMSKGDDSYDRNLIGIKLRVEEVERLLNEKQIVGIWGTGGIGKTTIAQEVFHRNKNKFDGHCFVENVRETMTKQSSNSVRVKIIQQLLRDKHVDSLNDSTRRLKSKKVLIVFDDVEDRNHLKDLAGECDLYGEGSRIIITSRDSHVLNSDFSEKGVYEVEKLIDSQSMELFSLHAFNQNLPKEKYLELSKKVTIYARGNPLALKVLGSHLFRRTIKEWESELEKLEGKSLKKIQDVLKTSYDGLEKNEQEIFLDIACFFKGLHKDEVERKLKAFGFYPESGIPRLIEKSLITISNGAVDMHDLLEQMGKDIVNEECKQLGRHSRLWNYEDINHVLITETGTENVEAISFRPGGKTIQENN; encoded by the exons ATGGGATTTACAGAAATCAA GTATGAGGCCAAATTAGTTGAGGGAATTGTCAATGATGTTTTGATCAAATTTAGTGATATGTCTAAAGGTGATGATTCTTATGATCGCAACTTGATTGGAATTAAACTGCGTGTGGAAGAAGTGGAACGGTTGTTAAATGAGAAGCAGATTGTAGGAATTTGGGGGACGGGAGGCATTGGTAAAACAACTATTGCACAAGAAGTATTTCATCGAAACAAGAATAAATTTGATGGTCATTGTTTCGTTGAAAATGTTAGGGAAACAATGACAAAGCAATCATCAAATTCAGTGCGAGTCAAAATCATTCAACAATTATTAAGGGACAAACATGTAGACAGTTTGAATGATTCTACTAGAAGGCTTAAGAGTAAGAAGGTATTGATTGTTTTTGATGATGTAGAGGATCGAAACCATTTAAAAGATTTAGCAGGAGAGTGTGATTTGTATGGTGAGGGAAGTAGAATCATCATAACTAGTAGAGATTCACACGTACTTAATTCTGATTTTTCAGAGAAAGGCGTATATGAGGTTGAGAAGTTAATTGATTCTCAAAGTATGGAACTCTTTAGCTTGCATGCCTTCAACCAAAATCTTCCTAAGGAAAAATATTTGGAGCTATCAAAGAAGGTGACAATCTATGCTAGAGGCAATCCACTAGCTCTTAAAGTTTTGGGATCTCATTTATTTCGCAGGACGATAAAAGAATGGGAAAGTGAATTGGAAAAATTGGAAGGCAAATCTCTTAAGAAAATTCAAGATGTTTTGAAAACAAGTTATGATGGGCTAGAAAAGAATGAACAGGAAATATTTCTTGATATTGCATGTTTCTTCAAAGGGCTTCATAAAGATGAGGTTGAGAGAAAGTTAAAAGCATTTggtttctatccagaaagtgGAATACCTCGTCTAATTGAGAAGTCTCTTATAACTATTTCAAACGGTGCGGTAGATATGCATGACTTGTTAGAGCAAATGGGCAAGGATATTGTTAATGAGGAATGCAAACAGCTTGGAAGGCACAGCAGGTTGTGGAATTATGAAGATATTAATCATGTATTGATAACAGAAACG GGAACCGAAAATGTTGAGGCCATATCGTTTCGTCCGGGTGGGAAGACTATACAGGAGAATAATTAA